AGGAAGCGCGACGGCTCAATCGCCTGCTGATCAACGCCGGCATGATCCACGGACTATAGCGTGACGCGCGCGGGTCTCTATCGCTTGCCGACTTTCTCCCACAGCCACTTTGCCACGACGTCGGGTGACGAGTTCGCATCGTTGCCGCTGGCGCGCAGATTGGCTTCGCGCATGTCGGCGATGTCGATCCGATCGATCAGCGGCTTCAGCGCGGCCTTGAGCCGCTCGTCGCCGGCACGCTTGGGAGCGAGCAGCAGAATGGCATCGTAGGGCGGGATCGCGTTCTTGGGGTCGTCGAGCGCCACGAGATCGTATTTCGCGATCAGGCCGTCGCTGGTGTAGCCCGCGATGACGTCGACCTCGCCGCTTGCGACCGCCGCATACATGAAATCGGGCTGCATCTGCCGCTGAGCTCGGAATGTGAGCCCGTAGGCATCGCGCAACGCCGCCCATTCCGGGCGCGAGAAGAACTCGTAGTCGGCGGCGATCGAGAGGTCTGCCGTATGCGCGGCGAGATCGGCGACGGAGTGGATACCAAGCGCCTCGGCGCGCTTGCGCGGCATCACCAGCGCATAGGCGTTCTCGAAGCCGAGCTCGCCGAGCAGCGTGATATTCTGCTTGGCGAGTGCCGTCTTCAGCTCGTCGATCAGCTCCTTGCGCGGCTTGATATCCGTGCGGTGCAACTGGTTGGCCCAGAGCGTGCCGGAATAGTCGACATAGAGATCGATGTCGCCGACCTTCAGTGCCTCGAAGGCGACGTTCGAGCCGAGGCCCGAGCGCGTCGTCGCCGGCAGGCCAGCCGCCGCCAGGCGATCCCGGATCAGGGCCGATAGCACATATTGCTCGGCGAACGTCTTGGCGCCGACGACGTAAGCGGGCGACGAGCGTCCGAGCGAGGGCACGAGCGTCGCGGCGACCAGCGCCGCAATCCCGACGCCGCCAAGCGTCGTGCGCAGGCGGCTGCGATTGCGCAAGCCGGTTTCGATCAGGCCGAGCAGTTGATCCACCGCGAGCGCCAGCACGGCCGAGGCAACGCAGCCGAACAGCACGAACACCCAGTTCTGGGTTTGCAGGCCGGCGAAGATGTAGTTGCCGAGGCTGGTCTGCCCGATCGGCGTAGACAAGGTCGCCGTGCCGATCACCCAGACGGCGGCGGTGCGGATGCCCGCCATCATCACCGGCAGCGCCAGCGGTAGTTCAACCGTCAGCAGCGATTGCCGCGGCGTCATGCCGACGCCTTGGGCGGCTTCGAGCAAGGCGGGATCGATGCCGTTCAACCCGGTGATGCCATTGCGCAGCACCGGCAGCATGGAATAGAGCGCCAGCGCCAGCATCGCCGGCAGGAAGCCGAAGGCGGAGAAGGTGACGCCGAACCAGGAGAGCGTCACGGAGGCCGCAAGCAGCAGGAGCGGATAGAACAGCGCGAGCAGCGCCAGCCCCGGCACGGTCTGCACGATGCTCGCGAGTGCGAGCAATATGTTGCGCGCGACCGGTCGGTTGCGGCAGAGGATCGCGAGCGGCAGGCTGACGATGAGCCCAAGCGCGAGTGCGGCCAGGCTCACCCGCACATGATTGCCGAGATAGTCCGGCAGATGCGACAGCGCCTCGCCCCAGCGCGGATCGGAGATCAGGCTCATGCCGCACCACCCTGCGGCAGCCGTTCGTTCAGTCGCGCGACCTGGCGCCGGGGCGTGCGCAACAACTCCAGCACATACGCGTCGCCGCTTCGGCCGAGCTCCGCCGGCGTGCCTTGCGCGAGCAGTTGTCCGGCGCGCATCACCGCAATGCGGTCGGCAAGCAAGATCGCTTCCGTCATGTCATGGGTAATCATGACCGTGGTCAGGCCAAGTTCTCGATGCAGCGCGCGATAGTCTTCGCCGAGCGCGTCGCGGGTCAAGGGATCCAGCGCGCCGAACGGCTCGTCCATCAGCACGATGCGCGGACGCGCCGCGAGCGCCCGCGCCACCCCGACGCGCTGGCGCTGTCCGCCGGACAGGTCTTGCGGCAATCGATCGCGATGCTGGATACGGTCGAGCCGCACCAGGTCGAGCAGCTCGTCCACGCGTGCGGCAATCTCTCCCTGCGGGATGCCCAAAAGCTTCGGCGTGACGCCGATATTGTCCGCGACGCTCAGATGCGGAAACAGCCCGCCGCTCTGGAAGACGTAGCCGATGCGCCGTCGCAGCGCGACCGGGTCGACGCGGCTGATATCCTCGCCCTCGACCGTGATCGTGCCACGGTCGGCCTCGATCAGCCGGTTGGTCAGCCGCAGCAGGGTGGTCTTGCCCGAGCCGGAGCCGCCGACGATGGCCAGAAACTCGCCCTCGGCGACGTCGAGCGAAACGCCGTCCACGGCCACGACCGGGCCGAAGTTCTTCGCGACATGCGCGTAGCCGATCACGGGTTTGGAGGCCATCGGTACCGACCCAGCCTTGCACTCCCGCAAGGGGAGATTGATGGAGGCGACCCCGCATGCGTACCACGCTTGGCCGCTCGATTGAACTTGCCGGCGCAAGCGGCTAAGGCATCCCTCAAGTGCTGGGAGGAATTCGGCAGATGACAACGCCCACGGCGGTGGCGCTCGAGGATACGAAAGTCGCATTCCGGCTGGGGGACGGGCGCGTCTATACGGCTGTTGAGCAGGCGCAGCTCACGGTCGGCCAGGGCGAGTTCGTCGCCATTGTCGGCCCGACCGGCTGCGGCAAATCTACACTGCTCAACGTCGCCGCGGGGCTGCTGAAGCCTGCCGCCGGCAGCGCCAAGGTGTTCGACCGGCCGCTCGCCGGGCTGAACCAGGACGCCGGCTATTTGTTCCAGGCCGATGCGCTGTTCCCCTGGAAAACGGCCATCGACAACGTTGCGATCGGCCTCGAGATCAAGGGTACGCCCCGCGCCGAGGCGCTCGCACGCGCGCAAAAATGGCTGACCTCGGTCGGGCTCGGCGCGTTCGCGGGCCGCTATCCGCACATGCTCTCCGGCGGCCAGCGCAAGCGCGTGGCGCTGGCGCAGGTGCTCATCCGAGATCCAAAAATCCTGCTGATGGATGAGCCGTTCGGCCCGCTCGATGCCCAGACCAGGCAGGTCATGGGCAATCTCCTGCTCGAACTCTGGAGCGCCGACCGCAAGGCGGTGCTGTTCGTCACCCATGACCTCGAGGAGGCGATCGCACTCGCCGACCGCGTCGTGATCATGTCGGCGGGGCCGTCCTCGCGCATCATCGGCGATTGGCGCGTCGAGCTGGCACGCCCGCGCGACATTTTCGAGGTGCGGCTGGACAAGGAGTTCCATGCGCTCCATCGCGAGATCTGGAGCGTTCTCAAGGACGAGGTGATGAAGGGCTACGCACAATCCACCCAGGCGGAGGCGGTCTGATGTCGCGCCTCACGCTGCTCTCGCTGCAATTGCTGGTCGCCGTGGTCGCGATCGTGCTGTGGCAGGTGCTCTCCACCGTTCCGGTGTTCGGAAAGATCCTGCTGCCGCCGTTCTTCTTCTCCAACCCGGCCGACGTGTTCAGCCAGATCGTCAAATGGTTCGCGAGCGGCGTGATCTGGAAGCATCTCTGGATCACGCTCTGGGAGTCGATTCTCGCTTTCGTGATCGGCTCGCTCGGCGGCGTGCTGGTCGGCTTCTGGTTCGCGCGGCAGCCGCTGGTCGCCGCCGTGTTCGATCCCTACGTCAAGATGGTCAATGCCCTGCCGCGCGTGGTGCTCGCGCCGATCTTCGCGCTGTGGCTCGGCCTCGGCATCTGGTCGAAGGTCGCGCTCGGCGTGACGCTGGTGTTCTTCATCGTGTTCTTCAACGTCTATCAGGGCGTCAAGGAGGTCAGCCGCACGGTGCTGGACAATGGCCGCATGCTCGGCATGAGCGAGCAGCAGTTGATGCGGCACGTCTATTGGCCCTCGGCGCTGTCGTGGATGTTCTCCTCGCTGCACACCTCCGTCGGCTTTGCCGTGGTCGGCGCCGTCGTCGGCGAATATCTCGGCTCTGCCGCAGGCCTCGGCTACCTGATCCAGCAGGCCGAAGGCGTGTTCGACGTTGCCGGCGTGTTTGCCGGGATGTTCGTGCTGTCGGCCTTCGTCCTCCTGATCGACATGGGCGTGACGATGGTGGAGCGCCGGCTTCTCGTGTGGCGGCCGACGGCCGCGGACGGGCGAGGCTAGGGATGGTGCGATCGTTGCCGGACCCGCGCAGGGATGCGGGCCCGGACAAGTGTATGAGCCTTTCCAGCTCAGTCCAGAAGCTTGGTGTCGTCGGGCGCCTGCGGCGGTGTCTTGATCGCGATCGCCTTGACCTGGCCGCTGATCGGCTTGGTGCCGCCATGCGGCATCCCCTTGGGAATGATCACGAGGTCGCCCGGCTTCACCGTCACCTCCTTGTCGCCGAGCCAGATCGTCCCGGTCCCATCCAGGATATACTGGATCTCGTTGGTGTTGGGATGCAAATGCTTGGGCACGTTGCCGACCTGGATCGAGACGGTGGCGCCGTCTGCGGCCATGAACATCTTGGAGCGGTAGCCGACACTGTTCGCCGGCCCGAGCGCATCGCCCTCCATCTCGCCGGTGTGGATGAGTTGCGCGGTGATGTTTTCGGCAGCCCACGCCGGCTGCAGCAGGTAGGTCACGCCGCACCCTGCGGCGAAGGCGGCGGC
This region of Bradyrhizobium sp. CCGUVB1N3 genomic DNA includes:
- a CDS encoding ABC transporter permease/substrate-binding protein, which gives rise to MSLISDPRWGEALSHLPDYLGNHVRVSLAALALGLIVSLPLAILCRNRPVARNILLALASIVQTVPGLALLALFYPLLLLAASVTLSWFGVTFSAFGFLPAMLALALYSMLPVLRNGITGLNGIDPALLEAAQGVGMTPRQSLLTVELPLALPVMMAGIRTAAVWVIGTATLSTPIGQTSLGNYIFAGLQTQNWVFVLFGCVASAVLALAVDQLLGLIETGLRNRSRLRTTLGGVGIAALVAATLVPSLGRSSPAYVVGAKTFAEQYVLSALIRDRLAAAGLPATTRSGLGSNVAFEALKVGDIDLYVDYSGTLWANQLHRTDIKPRKELIDELKTALAKQNITLLGELGFENAYALVMPRKRAEALGIHSVADLAAHTADLSIAADYEFFSRPEWAALRDAYGLTFRAQRQMQPDFMYAAVASGEVDVIAGYTSDGLIAKYDLVALDDPKNAIPPYDAILLLAPKRAGDERLKAALKPLIDRIDIADMREANLRASGNDANSSPDVVAKWLWEKVGKR
- a CDS encoding ABC transporter ATP-binding protein, which codes for MASKPVIGYAHVAKNFGPVVAVDGVSLDVAEGEFLAIVGGSGSGKTTLLRLTNRLIEADRGTITVEGEDISRVDPVALRRRIGYVFQSGGLFPHLSVADNIGVTPKLLGIPQGEIAARVDELLDLVRLDRIQHRDRLPQDLSGGQRQRVGVARALAARPRIVLMDEPFGALDPLTRDALGEDYRALHRELGLTTVMITHDMTEAILLADRIAVMRAGQLLAQGTPAELGRSGDAYVLELLRTPRRQVARLNERLPQGGAA
- a CDS encoding ABC transporter ATP-binding protein, which produces MTTPTAVALEDTKVAFRLGDGRVYTAVEQAQLTVGQGEFVAIVGPTGCGKSTLLNVAAGLLKPAAGSAKVFDRPLAGLNQDAGYLFQADALFPWKTAIDNVAIGLEIKGTPRAEALARAQKWLTSVGLGAFAGRYPHMLSGGQRKRVALAQVLIRDPKILLMDEPFGPLDAQTRQVMGNLLLELWSADRKAVLFVTHDLEEAIALADRVVIMSAGPSSRIIGDWRVELARPRDIFEVRLDKEFHALHREIWSVLKDEVMKGYAQSTQAEAV
- a CDS encoding ABC transporter permease, with product MSRLTLLSLQLLVAVVAIVLWQVLSTVPVFGKILLPPFFFSNPADVFSQIVKWFASGVIWKHLWITLWESILAFVIGSLGGVLVGFWFARQPLVAAVFDPYVKMVNALPRVVLAPIFALWLGLGIWSKVALGVTLVFFIVFFNVYQGVKEVSRTVLDNGRMLGMSEQQLMRHVYWPSALSWMFSSLHTSVGFAVVGAVVGEYLGSAAGLGYLIQQAEGVFDVAGVFAGMFVLSAFVLLIDMGVTMVERRLLVWRPTAADGRG
- a CDS encoding cupin domain-containing protein → MNRIATAVSLAAAFAAGCGVTYLLQPAWAAENITAQLIHTGEMEGDALGPANSVGYRSKMFMAADGATVSIQVGNVPKHLHPNTNEIQYILDGTGTIWLGDKEVTVKPGDLVIIPKGMPHGGTKPISGQVKAIAIKTPPQAPDDTKLLD